The following DNA comes from Candidatus Omnitrophota bacterium.
GAGGGGTTCGGCGAAATTGTAGTGGCGGTGAAGATGCCGTCTTCCCGCGAATAGACGAAAAGACCCCAGAACCTTTACTGTACTCTGGTATTGGATTTTGGTCCAGTATGTGTAGGATAGGTGGGAGCCTTTGAAGTCCCGGCGCTAGCCGGGATGGAGGCGACGTTGAAATACCACCCTTACTGTATTAGAATTCTAACCTCGTCCCTTCTAACAGGGCGTGGAACAGTGCTAGACGGGCAGTTTGACTGGGGCGGTTTCCTCCTAAAGAGTAACGGAGGAGCACAAAGGTTCCCTCAGTGCGGTTGGCAATCGCACGGTGAGTGTAAGGGCAGAAGGGAGCTTAACTGTGAGTCTGACAAGACGAACAGATGCGAAAGCAGGTCCTAATGATCCGGCGGTTTAATGTGGAATTGCCGTCGCTCAACGAATAATAGGTACTCTGGGGATAACAGGCTTATCGGTTCCGAGAGTTCATATCGACGAACCGGTTTGGCACCTCGATGTCGGCTCATCGTATCCTGGGGCTGGAGAAGGTCCCAAGGGTCCGGCTGTTCGCCGGTTAAAACGGTACGCGAGCTGGGTTCAGAACGTCGTGAGACAGTTCGGTCTCTATCTTTCGCGGGTGCAGGATACTTGCGAGGAGTTGCCCGTAGTACGAGAGGACCCGGGCAAACGAACCTCTGGTGTTCCAGCTGTCACGCCAGTGGCAAAGGCTGGGTAGCCATGTTCGGAAGGGATAAGCGCTGAAAGCATCTAAGCGCCAAGCCCCCCTCAAAACTAGGTATCCCCCATCGCAAGATGGTCTAAGGCACCTTGTAGTCTACGAGGTTGATAGGCCGGAAGTGTAAGCCCTGTAAGGGGCGAGCTTACCGGTACTAATATGCCGATCGGCTTGGCCACTTTAAATTTTAAGTGGCAAGTTCAGGGTTGTAGTCAATATTCTGCTATGCAGTTGTTGAATGTGGTAGTCCGCGGTCCCGTATGGGGCCGCGGCTACCATCGATATTTGATGGTTTGAATATACCCGTATGGATATATTCAAACCACCTAGAGGTTTCCTGGTGGTTATACCGAGGGGGTCACACCCGTTCCCATACCGAATACGGAAGTTAAGCCCCTCAGGGCCGATGGTACTTAGCTGGCAACGGCTCGGGAGAGTAGGACGCTGCCGGGATAAATAGCCCCCGCATTTCACTATGCGGGGGTTTTATTTTACGCGCTATCCGCCTTGACACAAAGTCAATATATGGTATAATTCTTTTGCGATGAAGATCTTACGTTATGGGCAAAGAAGGGCAGCCGGTTATACTCTCATTGAGATGACTATTGTCCTGTTCATCATCCTGGCGTTTCTCGCTATGAGCGTGCCTTTCTTCGGTAGATTCTCGTCATCTACCGGCCTCAGGACCGCGGAGAGGGAGGTCGGCACGGTCCTCAGGACGGCGAGGAGTTACGCCATTTCGCGGAACAGCAATTTTAACGCGGAATTCGATACGAGCGTTACGCCTAATACATACCGCATTACGGATTCCGGAGGCACAACAGTCGATAGCACAAAATTATATCAGTTGCCGGCGGGCATAAATTTTACCGCTACGGTCACGGTCACATTCACCCCGAACGGCGGGCTTACAAGCGCCATCGATGCGAGCGTGACGGTCGCAGAAATAAAAGACGCTACAAAATTCAGGACAATAACAGTGGATGCCGTGACAGGGGCGGTAACAATGCCATGATAAAATTCATTTCTAATGCAAAGGGTTTTACCTTAATAGAGATAGTCATCTCTCTCGGCATCCTGATGATAGGGATACTCGCGGTCCTGGCGCTATTCCCGGTCGGTTTCGATTCGGCGAGCCGTTCGGCCGATTTGACTAAGGCCACGATATTTGCGCAGGATCGGATGGAAGAGATAAAGAGGTTAGGCTATCCGGTCGCCGCTGTTCCATCCGCGACGGCTTTTTCCGATCCGAGGTTCAGCTATATGGTCACGGTCTCTACCGCCGGGTTGCCGGCAAATTGCCAACAGGTCACGTTAACCGTATCATGGAATTATAAACAGAGAACCCTTAATGAGAATTTCGTCACAATCATCGCGTCGCTCGGCCCGTAGAAAGGGCCTCACCTTAATAGAGATACTGGTCGTATCCGTCATATTCTCTATAATCGCGACCTCGCTCTTTATAGTCTTCAAGGCCGGCCTGGATTCATGGCGCAGGACCCAGGGCCATCTTGAGATCTATCAGAACGCGCGCGCCTCCCTGGATATGATGACGAGGGACCTTTCGGCCGCATATTTGAATTCCGGCAATGCGGATATCACGTTCCGCGGTTTTGCTTCCGGCTCCGGCAGCACATGGGTAACCCCGAGCGGGGGGAGCGAAGTCTTTTTTGTCGCCGCGCTTAATCCTACCCAGAACGATCCTAACGTCAAGTTTGAATTATGCCAGGTGGGATACTGGCTTAACAGCACTACTCATGAACTTACCAGGTATTATTACCCTCAGCTTGCGTCCCCGCCCGACTACGACTTCAGTGCGCACGCCGGTGACGCCGGGCAGAACCACAAGATCGCCGATAACGTAGTTGCTTCTGCTACACAGCCGGCATTCTCCCTGACTTTTTTCGATTCCGCGGGCACTCAAACGACTACGTGGGATTCAAGGGCCGGCGGCGCCCAGGCAGGGCAAAAGCCGTCTAAAGTCCAGATAATTTTAACTATTCAGGAACCGAATTCTACAAAGACCCAAACCTTCTCAACCGGTGTTTATATTCCGTAGAAGAGGGCTATTTATTAAGCAATAAATTCATCCCAAAAAGCAAAAGAGTACCATTGACAAGGCCGTTTCTATCGTCTAAACTTATATAGAAACCGATCCCTTTGGCGTGCTAACTGTGGAGAGGATAAGCTGAAGGGATTAAAAAAGTGGAGAATTTCGAAACGTGATGAAACATTGGACAGGGAAAAATAGGCGGGGCATAGCGTTACTGTTGACGATAGGTGTTTTGGGCCTGATATCGCTCATCGGGATAAGCTTTGCCCTGAACATGCTCCTTACGCGCAAGGAAGCGGCCAATTTCCTCAATTCCTCGAGGGCGCGTTATATAGCTGAGGCGGGCATAAAGAGAGCGGTGATGGA
Coding sequences within:
- a CDS encoding prepilin-type N-terminal cleavage/methylation domain-containing protein, which codes for MKILRYGQRRAAGYTLIEMTIVLFIILAFLAMSVPFFGRFSSSTGLRTAEREVGTVLRTARSYAISRNSNFNAEFDTSVTPNTYRITDSGGTTVDSTKLYQLPAGINFTATVTVTFTPNGGLTSAIDASVTVAEIKDATKFRTITVDAVTGAVTMP
- a CDS encoding prepilin-type N-terminal cleavage/methylation domain-containing protein, which encodes MIKFISNAKGFTLIEIVISLGILMIGILAVLALFPVGFDSASRSADLTKATIFAQDRMEEIKRLGYPVAAVPSATAFSDPRFSYMVTVSTAGLPANCQQVTLTVSWNYKQRTLNENFVTIIASLGP
- a CDS encoding prepilin-type N-terminal cleavage/methylation domain-containing protein, which translates into the protein MRISSQSSRRSARRKGLTLIEILVVSVIFSIIATSLFIVFKAGLDSWRRTQGHLEIYQNARASLDMMTRDLSAAYLNSGNADITFRGFASGSGSTWVTPSGGSEVFFVAALNPTQNDPNVKFELCQVGYWLNSTTHELTRYYYPQLASPPDYDFSAHAGDAGQNHKIADNVVASATQPAFSLTFFDSAGTQTTTWDSRAGGAQAGQKPSKVQIILTIQEPNSTKTQTFSTGVYIP